Proteins from a genomic interval of Musa acuminata AAA Group cultivar baxijiao chromosome BXJ1-9, Cavendish_Baxijiao_AAA, whole genome shotgun sequence:
- the LOC135593915 gene encoding transcription factor BIM2-like, which yields MEVQGKKVTHDFLSLYSSDSSLQLEDPRPPSQGFFLKTRDFLQPPERGKEEDAVPVERPAEQALPGEVGTYAIGHAAGAAKPQRRGCSEAPGFPAGLQTKPEPEYGGRTTTTASYRHAGGTSYTPWDDNDTDSGGQRTSQFAAAGECHDSGPIPATVAIAAATTGRQDSTPEKKQLTETATSRSSRAYDGVEDEDFAKREGSSASKDLTIKVDGKASCVDQRPNNPRSKHSATEQRRRSKINDRFQILRELIPHSDQRRDKASFLMEVIEYVRFLQEKIQKHESSPPGWNKDNTKLIRWNNSQVPPNGLSVPPHVVKNDSAPPAHVFSKQLDESRVPVVPPSPLSLHSPPATGHTAGVFYKTNSNLVATQNLLQPRLFPVGSETSISQSQQRLADAGTMASHNRSPCVRTCSLADCSVSKQMLNEQEELTIDEGTISVSTVYSHGLLNTLTEALQSSGIDLSQANISVQFKFGKPPINKRPDATATTSTIKEPEDPASCNQSIGYRRMGISGEESSQASKRHKAHR from the exons ATGGAGGTCCAAG GGAAGAAAGTAACTCATGATTTCCTTTCGCTTTACTCCTCGGATTCGTCATTGCAGCTCGAAGATCCAAGGCCTCCCTCACAAG GCTTCTTTTTGAAGACGCGAGACTTCCTTCAACCGCCAGAGCGGGGAAAAGAGGAGGACGCTGTCCCGGTCGAGAGGCCGGCGGAGCAAGCGCTTCCCGGCGAGGTGGGCACGTACGCCATCGGCCATGCGGCGGGCGCGGCGAAGCCGCAGCGGAGAGGGTGCAGCGAGGCGCCGGGTTTCCCTGCCGGGTTACAGACCAAACCCGAACCCGAATACGGTGGCcggaccaccaccaccgccagctATCGCCACGCCGGCGGCACTTCTTACACGCCGTGGGACGACAACGACACGGATTCGGGAG GGCAGAGGACGTCACAATTTGCTGCCGCAGGCGAATGCCACGATTCTGGACCCatccccgccaccgtcgccatagCCGCAGCCACCACTGGCAG GCAGGACTCAACGCCAGAGAAGAAGCAGCTGACAGAGACTGCCACATCGAGATCCAGTCGAGCTTATGATGGAGTGGAAGATGAGGATTTTGCAAAGAGGGAAGGCTCTTCCGCCAGTAAAG ATTTGACCATCAAAGTGGATGGAAAAGCGAGCTGCGTCGATCAGAGACCAAACAACCCACGATCAAAGCATTCTGCCACAGAgcagagaagaagaagcaaaatCAATGATAG ATTTCAAATACTCAGGGAGCTCATACCTCATAGCGATCAGAGGAGGGATAAAGCTTCGTTTCTCATGGAG GTCATTGAATACGTCCGCTTCCTACAAGAGAAGATACAGAAGCATGAGTCATCACCCCCAGGATGGAATAAGGACAATACCAAGTTAATACGATGG AACAACAGCCAAGTCCCTCCAAATGGTTTATCTGTCCCACCTCATGTAGTGAAAAATGATTCTGCTCCTCCTGCACATGTGTTCTCCAAACAACTTGATGAAAGTAGAGTTCCAGTTGTACCTCCTTCCCCATTAAGTCTGCACAGTCCACCCGCTACAGGTCATACTGCTGGTGTCTTTTACAAGACAAATAGTAACCTGGTTGCCACACAGAATCTATTGCAACCAAGGTTGTTCCCTGTTGGAAGCGAAACTAGCATTTCTCAGTCACAGCAGAGGCTGGCTGATGCTGGTACCATGGCATCCCACAATCGATCTCCCTGTGTAAGAACATGCAGCCTTGCTGATTGTTCTGTTAGCAAGCAGATGTTGAATGAACAAGAGGAGCTGACAATTGATGAGGGCACAATTAGTGTGTCTACTGTTTACTCCCATGG GTTGTTAAACACATTGACGGAGGCATTGCAAAGCTCTGGCATAGATCTGTCTCAAGCCAATATCTCTGTACAGTTTAAATTTGGCAAGCCACCAATTAATAAGAGGCCTGATGCCACAGCCACAACTTCCACCATTAAG
- the LOC135580913 gene encoding transcription factor bHLH49-like isoform X2, which produces MMNPFDATTSRDNSGAQMQKKNKIDMMEAVRIASLSTDYVSKNGSLMKEQKDMHHQPNRTGVHQEDPSNLATAAGNSSSSTTRRRANEIPMEMEEDHEPKTERKSLTVATVNPKRKQVKDITESNLVHVRARHGQATSNHSLAERVRREKINERMKLLQGLVPGCSKVTGKAVMLDEIINYVQSLQQQVELAAINPRLDIDREGVLPKYLLQPCNSPSAAAGFSSDIIHPQLQLPHQGLIQSGLSGTRNPPDLLGRSIDTQMTAEDGYNMQVSNAWDEELHNVVQMRCSSSTNLYTHRIQQ; this is translated from the exons ATGATGAATCCTTTCGATGCAACTACATCAAGAGATAACTCTGGAGCTCAGATgcagaagaagaacaaaatcGACATGATGGAAGCTGTCAGAATTGCCTCATTATCTACTGATTATGTATCCAAGAATGGCAGTCTGATGAAGGAACAAAAGGACATGCATCATCAGCCTAACCGCACTGGTGTTCACCAAGAAGATCCATCTAATCTAGCCACTGCAGCTGGGAATTCTTCTTCCTCTACGACAAGGAGAAGAGCAAATGAG ATACCTATGGAGATGGAAGAGGATCATGAACCAAAAACCGAGCGAAAGAGTTTGACGGTGGCTACTGTTAATCCTAAACGGAAGCAGGTAAAAGACATCACTGAATCAAATCTAGTTCACGTCCGGGCTAGGCATGGCCAGGCAACAAGCAACCACAGTCTTGCAGAAAGA GTAAGAAGGGAAAAGATCAATGAGAGGATGAAGCTTCTTCAAGGCCTTGTTCCTGGTTGCAGCAAG GTCACAGGAAAGGCAGTAATGCTGGATGAGATCATCAACTACGTTCAATCACTACAACAGCAGGTTGAG CTTGCAGCTATCAATCCAAGGCTGGACATTGACAGAGAGGGAGTTCTTCCTAAATAT CTACTTCAGCCCTGCAATAGCCCCTCAGCTGCTGCTGGTTTCTCATCAGACATAATTCATCCGCAACTACAACTGCCACACCAGGGTTTGATCCAATCTGGGTTATCTGGGACCAGAAACCCTCCAGATTTACTTGGAAGATCAATAGATACTCAAATGACTGCAGAAGATGGATATAACATGCAG GTGTCTAATGCATGGGATGAAGAGCTCCACAATGTTGTGCAAATGAGATGTAGCAGCAGTACCAATCTCTATACTCATAGAATTCAACAGTAA
- the LOC135580913 gene encoding transcription factor bHLH49-like isoform X1: MMNPFDATTSRDNSGAQMQKKNKIDMMEAVRIASLSTDYVSKNGSLMKEQKDMHHQPNRTGVHQEDPSNLATAAGNSSSSTTRRRANEIPMEMEEDHEPKTERKSLTVATVNPKRKQVKDITESNLVHVRARHGQATSNHSLAERVRREKINERMKLLQGLVPGCSKVTGKAVMLDEIINYVQSLQQQVEFLSMKLAAINPRLDIDREGVLPKYLLQPCNSPSAAAGFSSDIIHPQLQLPHQGLIQSGLSGTRNPPDLLGRSIDTQMTAEDGYNMQVSNAWDEELHNVVQMRCSSSTNLYTHRIQQ, translated from the exons ATGATGAATCCTTTCGATGCAACTACATCAAGAGATAACTCTGGAGCTCAGATgcagaagaagaacaaaatcGACATGATGGAAGCTGTCAGAATTGCCTCATTATCTACTGATTATGTATCCAAGAATGGCAGTCTGATGAAGGAACAAAAGGACATGCATCATCAGCCTAACCGCACTGGTGTTCACCAAGAAGATCCATCTAATCTAGCCACTGCAGCTGGGAATTCTTCTTCCTCTACGACAAGGAGAAGAGCAAATGAG ATACCTATGGAGATGGAAGAGGATCATGAACCAAAAACCGAGCGAAAGAGTTTGACGGTGGCTACTGTTAATCCTAAACGGAAGCAGGTAAAAGACATCACTGAATCAAATCTAGTTCACGTCCGGGCTAGGCATGGCCAGGCAACAAGCAACCACAGTCTTGCAGAAAGA GTAAGAAGGGAAAAGATCAATGAGAGGATGAAGCTTCTTCAAGGCCTTGTTCCTGGTTGCAGCAAG GTCACAGGAAAGGCAGTAATGCTGGATGAGATCATCAACTACGTTCAATCACTACAACAGCAGGTTGAG TTCCTGTCAATGAAGCTTGCAGCTATCAATCCAAGGCTGGACATTGACAGAGAGGGAGTTCTTCCTAAATAT CTACTTCAGCCCTGCAATAGCCCCTCAGCTGCTGCTGGTTTCTCATCAGACATAATTCATCCGCAACTACAACTGCCACACCAGGGTTTGATCCAATCTGGGTTATCTGGGACCAGAAACCCTCCAGATTTACTTGGAAGATCAATAGATACTCAAATGACTGCAGAAGATGGATATAACATGCAG GTGTCTAATGCATGGGATGAAGAGCTCCACAATGTTGTGCAAATGAGATGTAGCAGCAGTACCAATCTCTATACTCATAGAATTCAACAGTAA